The Ananas comosus cultivar F153 linkage group 4, ASM154086v1, whole genome shotgun sequence region ttccagcctagttctatatatatatatatatatatatatattgatgaaCAAGCTGTTGGGCTGAAGGGAGTCATTGGAAGACAAagtaaataattttgttttatgcTATGCATCTCAAATAGACAGCTAACTACTTGCTGCACCAGTAGAGGGGAAATACTGAAAACAAGATGAGGAATTTTTTGAGTTGTGGAAAAAGCTGGAGACAACCAAATAGTAACATTAGAATTCTAATTAGAGTTTTTTTAACCTATTTTCCTTTTTGTAAGTGCAAGTAATGACATTGTTCGTGTTCTTTCTATTAGGGCGGAAGGGAGTCAAAGGAGCACAACCTGGTCCAGTTTTGTCATGGACACAACGCGTGAAGATTGCTGTGGGAGCAGCAAAAGGGCTCGAATACTTACACGAGAAAGCACAGCCTCACATTATTCATCGTGACATTAAATCAAGCAATGTTCTACTCTTCGACGACGATGTGGCAAAAATTGCTGACTTTGACTTATCAAATCAAGCTCCAGACATGGCAGCTCGGCTTCATTCTACTCGAGTTCTTGGGACATTTGGATATCATGCACCTGAGTGAGTTCAGAAAATACTTCATGTCTACAAAGTTTTAATTTGTTGTCTGTAGTTGGTCCTATGCTTTATAATGAGAGTAATTTTAGAGAAGATTATTGCACAAAGGGGTTCTCAACCTTTTGGCATAGCTTCAGTTTGGTCctcaatattttatttgttataattGGATCCCCAACCTCTGCAAATTGTTCTGATCTTATTCTTTAAATTCCTCTATCAAAGCGGACAAATAGTTATGTGATCATCATCTTACCGCAAAGTTAGCGACATTTGAACTCCTCATGTGGCGATTATGTAGGTAAGGTTACTAGGCTATAGAAGGTTGCGAACCTAATACAAGTAAAATGTCATGTACCAGTCCGGAACCTACTGAAAAGGTTGGGGACCTAGTGCAACTTAACCTTTTAGCAAGTAATTTCAGATTTACTTACATTACTTTAAAGGAAAAAATTCCATACTTCTAGTTACTATTTTTCTGAATCTGTTGACAGATATGCGATGACTGGACAACTTAGTTCTAAGAGTGATGTGTACAGTTTTGGTGTTGTTCTTTTGGAGCTCTTGACTGGAAGAAAACCTGTGGATCATACTCTACCAAGAGGGCAACAAAGCCTTGTGACATGGGTAAATATTCCcttctctttctattttcctcgttgttttgatatttaaaagCTTTGCCTCTTCTTTAATGCTCCACCTTTTTGGGGAAAAGACTATATATATGTGGATGGCATGGTTGAGTAGTAAAGTACATGTTAACTCATGCAGGCAACACCAAGACTTAGTGAAGACAAGGTTAGACAATGTGTGGACCCAAGGCTAGGAGGCGAATATCCTCCCAAAGCAGTTGCAAAGGTATGTGCGAGAGTTTCTTCGCAAGGATCTTGCATTTACCATAAATAGATGAATTATTTTAACGACAACAGTCTATTATATTCGCTAATCTCAATCGTTTTTGTTGTTCAAAGCCAGCTTCACCTCATGTGTGATCTTTCTAGTTCAATCCATCCAGATTTTGAATCCAATTAATATGTGCAAATGAAATTGTCTTATCTAATCCAATCGATGATTTGTTAGCTGAAACAATTGCTTGGTTCTTGTTTaagtttgataatttttaatggtcttGAGCTATCAAAAACTACCCAAAGTGCAtgttattattacttttttcagCTATCCACTTTTAGTCGTTTGCTCGGTAGTCATGATTTTAGACCCAACATCTTgccttattattttatatattgttaaaaCAGATGGCCGCTGTCGCTGCATTATGTGTGCAATACGAAGCCGATTTCCGACCGAACATGAGCATTGTAGTCAAAGCTCTTCAACCGCTGCTGAATACACGGTCCGGGCATCCCGGTGAAGCCCCTGGATCGTGAACCCTTGAAACCCGCCCATCTTCTCTTTTTTGTTCTGTATGATTTAGCAAAATGCTATCTTTTAAGCTCGTTTGTTGATTGCTGGTTGTAgattatttatatgtatatttcgAAGCTCTTCTCGTATCAGTGATTTCAGAACCTACTTTATTCAGATTTATTTTTGGATGTATGGGAGGATCTGTCCTTGCGAACAGTGGACATGCATTTCTCAAGTCTCTTCGTGATACTTTGGTTGATGAGAAGTCCAAATGCTTCGAATTTGAAGCGCTGAATAGGTGCTCAGAATTGGGAGCTAATAGCAATATCTTTGGTTAAGTTTCGTTTGATCATTTGGTTGTCCTCGAACGTTTTAATTCTACCTTGTCTCATTTTTCGACTgtgaaattgaaaattatattatataaatatataatatgtagcAAAGCTCAAGTGGTCAGGGAATAATGAGCCAGAAAGTACTGGTGGTCTATCAGATTATTATATTCgggcatttaaaaaaaaacgagTTGAAATGGTTTGGATTTGAGATTGTGGTCGACGCAAATGGGATGACTGGTCCGCAGCTGACGTGGCAGACCGGGTCCCGCACTAATCTCATAACCAGAGGGAGGCTGTGAAGTGTGGAGGTTCGTTTCTGGTTTTGATGATTTTAATGATTTTGGTGTCTTAAGGCGATTTTACTATATATGGCATGTTTCGAAACACCCCTTTATGTGACTTCACCAAAAAAGGAAATTTTAGTAGAAATACCATATTCTATAGTAGAATGTACGGAGACACCTTAACAATACGCCATTTTGGAATCCCTcatctttacttttctttttacatttcttaaacttctcttttttttaatcttattttttagataaaaattaagattattatatttgataaaattatcaataaattttctaaatttgattACTCTATTCCATAAACGCAAAAGAGATGCcaatcaaaaacataaaaaaaaaactaaaaaagttGAGGTTCTTAATACCTAATCCAAGTTGACCAAGTGAAGCATTAGATTCTACCTGGCTATTTTTGACTCATTAGTTGCCTATTTATGCTTCATCACAAATACATTCGTTTAAATAGTTATACGAACCAGAACAACacgaaacaaacaaaaattcaaaacggGTGGGAAAAATATTTGCAACAACAGAGagcgaataaaaataaaaaactgggTGACTTGTAAAAGCTCAAATCGACTCCAAAAATTGAGATTACCGCTCTGCCAACTAGAGTTTTTCACTTTTACATCAAAAGTAAAATGCTAAAAAGTTCATCTATCTCCAACACAGGGTTCTACATTACTGTATCTCCAGAATAAAAAGAGGTGCTTCCCTACTTAATTCTGATGATATCTAAAGTTCCTTTACACATTGAAACGGCAGGAAAGGCGGATCTCCCCTTCACCGTTTTGCAATGATAACTAATGCCAACATAGACATagatacgatgaatttaaagcCTGAGCTTTCCCAAAAGTTCTGCTTGTCACCCGAGCCAAGTCCATTCTGTTGCTTCACAGCCAATTGATCTCTTAGTTCTTTCAGGGCTttgtctcttctctctcccatCTACATATATAGAAGGAAATGTTAGGACAACATAGGATAAGAGGGTAAGTACATAGTATTTTAAAGAATTTAGTGGAGTATCATTACCATGTTTATAGGACAGATGcactaaaacaaaaataaaatcagtgcAACAAGCGCGATGTAGACATAGAAAGATGTAAAGAGGAGTGCGACTTTTGTAAATTCTGGAACAAGTATAATTTTCTCAGCCGGAAAATGACCATGCATGAGTACAGAAGATAAATTCGATAGGAACGAAAGCTACAGAAccaaaggagaaagaaaagccCATACTCTGAAAAGATCCAATAAATGGCCATCCCGAGCAAACTAATGATCTAGTGATTTGAATTAGTGACATACCCTCTGAAGTTTTCGCATCTGAGATCGTGATTCTTGAAGACAAAATTCAAGCTTGAGTACCCTCTTCTTCAGCTCTTGATCAGCCCGCCGATGCTTTTCCAGctatagtaaaatataattacatTATGAACAAGAAATGCAgcatttcaaatttgaaagatGATCAAGATATATGACTTACTTGCGATTCTAATTCCTTAGTTTTATGTTTAAAGTGTGCAGATAATATCCTGATCTCGTCTCTCAACCGTGCAATCTCCTCATCCTTGGCATTCAAATGCTTACTAATATTCTCAAAATTCTTTGGTGAAACTTCAGCCAAAATCCTCCTAAGCTCGCAGTCTTTGTTGTCTCCTGCTTTTGCAACTGCATGCATAATCTCACGCTCGATTCTTACCACCTCATCTTTCAGTTGCCTTTGTGAGAGTTCTCTTGCTTCTAGATTCTTCTGAAGAAGATCTAACTGCTCCTCTAGCTTGTTTACTCGGTTCTCATGCTCTTTTAGTGATGCATTCTTTTCATTCAGTTCTTTAAGTAAGGACAAGCATTGGGATTGAGCTGACTGAGCTGATGCAGCGCTGGCCTCGGCAGTTTCTCGAGTAATTGATAGTTGTGATCTTAAATCATCCAATTCCTTAAGATACTGCCGAAGATAAAAACAATAATTACAAAACTTACGGCAAGAAGCTTAATATATTATCAAGCATTAATCAGGCAAGCTGAGGGTGGGAAGGAAAAAATTCATAGTCATGTGAATAATATTACAAATATGTTATATGCCAAATAAATTGCTTATgaatgttgagagagagagagagagagagagagagagcaacgaAAAAGAATGTTAAAGAAAAGGGACAGTTTGAAAAACGTCTAAGACATTTACTATGAAACTCTAACCATACAAGATCTNTGTTATATGCCAAATAAATTGCTTATgaatgttgagagagagagagagagagagagagagcaacgaAAAAGAATGTTAAAGAAAAGGAACAGTTTGAAAAAAGTCTAAGACATTTACTATGAAACTCTAACCATACAAGATCTGCCTGCAGACTTGTGTTCCAACAAAAGATGGGAATGGAAAATGAATGAAAGGGTGTAGGTTGATACAAACTATTAGAACCAAACCTAATGAGTGAAGCTTTTGACAGTTGAATGGGTTCCAATCTATCTGCCACGCCCTTGGATTATGGGGTTTTGGGATTCAATGTTGTCTGAACACATCAGATTAAACAAAGTGCATGCATTTACCACTGGGTAGGACTACCCAAACTTCATCCACAGGTATACCATCTTTCCACCATTTTGATCCATTACAGTTTCAGTGTATGAAAGCGCAAATAACATGTTAGGAAAATTAGGAGTGTTTGAATATCGCATCAAGTAGCATGTTTCATGCATAAATAGAAAGGTTAGAGCAATTAGTACTCGTTACAGTGCTCAATTTCCATTTAAATGGATCCAAAAGTTCAGAAAGGGAAATACCTACGGTCTGACCAATTAAAGCAGCAGTCGAGAAAATGTTGTCTTCACTATCATGCTTCGCTTCAATTAATAAACCCAAACCTTGAACCATTAACCAAGCATGTGGCACAAACAGTTATAGATGTACCAACAAAAGCTTTAACTATTTTCAAGATCAGTAGGAGAATCTATAACCCTTTTCAATAAGATATTCCAACAGAAAAAGTATCTATCCATGCACACAGACATAGTTGAACTAACGTCACATATATCAAGCATGTGCTGTTATAGTTTCATTTAATAGTTAAGCAAACCTTGATTCATCAGTGGACAAATACGGATTCCATATTACCTTTCATTGACAAACACAAACAATTCCCTAGATAATTgattagttaattcggattcggcaaaaattcggtacggatataatacgcataaaattcattatctaatttttaaattcgttgaaaaattcggcttaaagaaTAGATTcggtaaatataaaatataagataatctatagttaaaaataaaaattataagttttttattcatattttcaataatttgggAATAATTCGCTAATAATTCGGTTGGCCcaaaaattcgtgaataattctctttttttggaaaaaattcgtgaataattctctttttttggaaaaaattcgtaaacggaccgtttaattcggattttcaataattcgcgaattaactaactagggatCATTCTACCAAAAATGGCTTCAAAGAACTACATCATACAATAGGAAGGAATATCAAAACAGAATAAAACAGCAGTAATTCACCTGCTCAGTACTGCATGAGGAAAGCCTCAGTTGCTCATCCTTGGACTGTAAACATATCTGCAACCGCTCCACTTCTTCTTCCATGCTCTTCGCCTTTGACTCCGCCACCTGTTACATAAACCCACAAAACTCcattttttacccaaaaaactaacaaaaaataaaagaaaaattaaccCTTTCATGCTATTTTCCTGGGACTAACCTCCCTAGTTCGAGCCTCTCGAGCAAAAGACTCCTCCTGCGAAGCCAACCTGTTCCGTACATCCTTAAGCTCGGCTGCTAACGAAACAACGCTTCTCTTAAAGCTCAGTTTCTTCTCTGTGAGATCCTTCAAAAGAGGGTCCAAATCTTGagccttcgccgccgccgacaTCTTAGCAACCCCCCAAGAGGGCAAAACCCTTCTAATATCCTACTCCCATGAACAAAGAACAAGCAAAACGACCTTCTCCACAAAATTTTCAGAAGAGTCCTACAAAATCAAACAGGGACCACTCAAAATGTTTCACAAGAGAGTAGCTTGGacattggaattttttttttctttttttaacaaattttgaaCTAATCTATGCTTCTGGTTTGAAACCCTAGCGACTAGTGTTCAATCAAAAATAGAGCCTTGAAGGCTCTGCAGCATTTAATTTGGTCGGCAGGGGAAGCTAAATCGTTGCTTTCACTGTCACagataataatgaaaaaataaatataaataaatactaaaatcTTGTTATTTTTTCTGGAAACTACAAGTAGCGTGTGAACATAGCGTACTACCatttcactaaaaaaaaaaaaatacaaacggAAAAAAATAAATCGCCCTAAGAAAATTACAAGTTCAGGGGGAAAAGAACAATTAAAAGAAAGCGACGAGCTCGTTACCCTGACAAGCTCGGATTTGTTCACAACACGCGAAAGAGCTCGAGATCACGCGATGCTTCTCGCTTCCTCCTCGTTCTCCATACGCCTCAAACTCCTAAGATCGCGTCTCCAAAGTACGATCTAAACcagcttttctttttcaaaaaatcaCCTCACTTCTCTTCAGATCAAAATCGACCTCTCCGCTCGCCTCTACACCTACGCAGTCAAATCCGGAGCTGCTTCTTCCTCCACAACATCCGCGTCCGATTTCTCGGAAAGAAGAGAAGGCCCATCAGCAAAACCCTGGAAAACACCGCACCTTTGACCCCGCAATCCTCGCTTCCGCAGCCGGTTCCTTTCGCGTACACGCCACCATTTGGAGCAGCAACCGCGCCGTCTCCTCCGCCGATCTCCACAAGCTTCGCCTCAAAACGAACCGAAGAGAAAAATATACTAGCGAGTATTGGGATTTCCACGATCTCTCAGATCGACATGGCTAGGGTTTGGGGGAGGGAACCTTCCGAGCAaaagcgaagaagaagaagaagaagaagaagatgccgCTGCGAATTAATGAGCGGAGGGTGAGAGCAGAGTATGGAgacagaggaggagagagagactGAGAGAGGGAGCGTttcgatttatttattttaagcatttattaatttaatttatggaTTTAAAAAGGGCAATGTTGGTACGGAACATTCCGAGCCTGAGGCTCGGATAGGGAGGCTCGGGGTTCCAGTTCGAACCGGAGCGCGGCAAAATCCAAATTTCGTCTTGAGGTACCGGCAGGAGACGGACACGTGTCGGTCTCCATATGACAAGTGGAGGAGTTTTCGTTTTACACAAGGACAAAAATTGCCCTGATATTCGGGCTTCTTTGGGAAAGggaactaaaaataaaattaaataaaagaaagtgtCGCCAAATAACGTAATTATCCCATATAAATAAAGTAACACTTAAATCGAATATATAATCACATATTCTAAGAATATATTTCGCCTAATCACTGATCTGATGATATCTCATCTATTTGTGCTGACAAAAGATCTACTACCTAGTGGTACTGAGTAGAGATCTTGACGGGTtagattcggggcggatttttaaaaactcgaatccgaacccgactccaaaccagagacccgaacctgaatccgaatccgacggatattaaaaattcatatccaaatccgaacccagccaaaaatctaaaattcgaacccgaaaatttgaaccagaaacaattatttcttttttcaatatttcaaaatatattttattaaatctaaattttcaaaatacaaattcaaatataacatcNTTTTTTTTTGACGGGTGCAACCTGAAAAAACTCAAATTATTCAATGAGTCTTGGGAAAGATTAActctatatttttgttttatttgctaagtataaaaaaaattcgacGTTGATATTTTTCTAGTTAATACGAGCATGAATCCCTACAGTTACCCATACCTATAGGCTTTAAAATACGCTTGGGCTTAGGCTTAATTTTCTTATATAGGCTATCTATACTTATACTTAAGCCTATACTTATAGTTTTTACTTTTGGGCTGCCTATACTTAAGCCTATACCTAAAACTAATATGGGCTAAGCTGGGGCTTGGGCTGGGCTTGgtcttaaataaaatataatatatatatatatataattacctAGTTGATTAAAGCTTCCCTTTACTAACGAACCTGACACAGGTGGTACAATAGATACCCggccaacatttttttttttgagagataggtagcatactatccgatttgtttatttcatttagaaataaacatagttggaaatgtgaatcaactagaatttgaacttggaacctcggataccgacaaccaaattttttgccacttgctctagagatgtGCACAGCCTCTTATTAGTCAACAGTAGTGGACATTTAGTAATAAATCGTACTCAACCACTCAATTTATTAATAATGCATCTCTTCATGTCGAGCTATATGAGCCACGAGATTGTTTAAGATAAGAGCATCCAATCGGCTATGCATAGCAGCAAGTGTATCTCCCAAGTGTACGAAACACAAATTTGAAGAAAAGTTAAGAGCAAGTCACAGATTAaccaaaagtttaaaataagaatataaaagCTCCAATTAATgcatttgattttcaaaaagatatttttacgtcacaaatattcattttttttcaaataaaataatattgagaatttgtaaaagaaaaaaatattaataaattatttgtttttgtaTATACAGATTATATCACATAGTAAGAAAGAATAATACGAATatgattcatttatttttataattaaaattctatCCTATCTAACTTTTATTTTGACTAAtaatattagacatattttatATTGTCTATTCTtttatgaataatatttttttttggtacataCAAAACAGAAGCGTTAATTGTATGTGACTCGctagtattaataattttttaatattaaagaattaaaaaaattatctaaactCTTTGATTGATGGATGTTGCACTTACCTTCCTCTATCGGAAGGATTACCGGCTCAGGCGGTCATCTATTAGCCACGTGGCTGAAAATCGACTGGTTGTGGAGTGGGCCCCACGGTAACACAAAAGTCGATAGGGACAAAGCAGGGAGCGCATAATCGGGCTCAGCCCAACAAAAACATCTCTCTACGTACACGGAGAATTCTAACTGTCATATTtgtaccacgtcatcaataacaaatcaattatattaatattttttaaataaaaatataataaaaatatatttttacaattatgatggaatatatactcctaaaaagagatatttaattaatttattacgccacgtcaccaatatacttGTTGCATTCTAAATTTTCCCTACGTACACACCTCCTATGTTTACAATAAAtaataggataaacttcaaataccaatttcccactttttttaatttagtatgttataatttaaagtatattaatttagtattctataatttttttaaaattttttttattaaattagtgacaaaattaaaattaaaaaatattaaagtgaatattcgataaatatatataaggtatctaaaatttttttatataatttaacgaaatattaatggaggagctgacgaaaaaaataaaataaaattacggaatagtaaattaatacactttaaatcacaaagtattaaaataagaaagtctAAAACCACTAGAGTGGTatttaattaaagtttacctTAAATAATAATCAGCATGCATGGAGGCACAATGCACGTCTTTTGCTTAAACCAATGTTATCCCAATTAACCAAATCGCCCTTCATCTGCAATCGCAAGATTTAAATACTAATACGTTAAttcaaacaacaaaataaattatatatatatatatatatatatatagttagatcgataatttattattaattgtgTACAAATAAGGATGAACGGAAATGAATTAGAACTGTAGTTGCAGCATATTAGATCTAAGCAGATTTGTTTGATAAGAAATGAACAATTTTAAACAGCTTATTCTCTCAGACATAAAATTTTATccttttgataaaatatttgtagTTTCTTTGAGTGTGGaatttttgataatttgaatGGTGAGATGTATTTTTAGAGGAGCATTAATTGTTTGTATATGAACTCAAGGTCGGTATGGGGGTGGTTGGGGCACATGGACATAGAACGAGTCTACATTTTATTAGTAAGGATGTACTCAGAAATGCTCTGACCTTTTGGTATATTTATCCCTTAGAAAGGTAGTAATTAAGGATTCATAAATGCTCACATGAGCCATGTGAACCCTTCCTCCAATCTAATTAAGTTGTGGATGAAGCAACATCAGCCAGTGTGTTCCTGTtaaattgtaaataaaaatatatgtagtgACTTTTCTTTGTGATTGATCGAAAAGTGTCGTTGAGACGTTtctgaaaatttataataatctCATTGCTTTTAATAAAATCTCACGTTCGACACCTACTAAGAAAGGAGAGAAGTAAGAGCTAACGAGTTTAAACATATTACAATATTAACGAAAATTGCGGTAGTCAAAGCATTGCAAGGATATATTAGACCGTTCACTTGCATACGTGTCTTAAATTATTCAAAggggttaattaattaaggaaaAGTCAAAAGTATTAATCATAATCTTAGACAACTGGATCACCTCTTGTAATGAGATGTAACCCATAGATGTTGGTTTACAGGGTGAGTACATCAATGATCGGTACATCCCTGGGCCCCAAGCAGGTGCATCCCTTTCAGTTGACAAAATGAATGCCATGCACCTTATACCATCACGGGATAGTAGTGAATCACATTAATACACACCACACCACATTCTGAAATATGCATGACACTTATCTCAAGGACCATTATCATCTttaataagagagagaaagagagagagtattgAGGGAAGGAGTGTTTTTAACTGTTGGTttccacagaaaaaaaaaaaattactagttTATTTTCACAATACTCATGAGTGTTGAAAACTTAGCACTTATTTAATCAAGATGACGCTTATGCAGAATTGTTATTTGAATAATACTTAA contains the following coding sequences:
- the LOC109709386 gene encoding polyamine-modulated factor 1-binding protein 1-like, which encodes MSAAAKAQDLDPLLKDLTEKKLSFKRSVVSLAAELKDVRNRLASQEESFAREARTREVAESKAKSMEEEVERLQICLQSKDEQLRLSSCSTEQYLKELDDLRSQLSITRETAEASAASAQSAQSQCLSLLKELNEKNASLKEHENRVNKLEEQLDLLQKNLEARELSQRQLKDEVVRIEREIMHAVAKAGDNKDCELRRILAEVSPKNFENISKHLNAKDEEIARLRDEIRILSAHFKHKTKELESQLEKHRRADQELKKRVLKLEFCLQESRSQMRKLQRMGERRDKALKELRDQLAVKQQNGLGSGDKQNFWESSGFKFIVSMSMLALVIIAKR
- the LOC109709167 gene encoding pto-interacting protein 1 isoform X1, translating into MSCFGCCGNDDAQRVPDSGGAYVGNYAARNDGAYRSTDPTPKGAQPVKPQPIAVPAIPVEEIREVTKGFGDEALIGEGSFGRVYFGVLKSGRSAAIKKLDSSKQPDQEFLAQVSMVSRLRHENVVELIGYCIEGNLRVLAYEFATMGSLHDILHGRKGVKGAQPGPVLSWTQRVKIAVGAAKGLEYLHEKAQPHIIHRDIKSSNVLLFDDDVAKIADFDLSNQAPDMAARLHSTRVLGTFGYHAPEYAMTGQLSSKSDVYSFGVVLLELLTGRKPVDHTLPRGQQSLVTWATPRLSEDKVRQCVDPRLGGEYPPKAVAKMAAVAALCVQYEADFRPNMSIVVKALQPLLNTRSGHPGEAPGS
- the LOC109709167 gene encoding probable receptor-like protein kinase At2g47060 isoform X2, producing the protein MVSRLRHENVVELIGYCIEGNLRVLAYEFATMGSLHDILHGRKGVKGAQPGPVLSWTQRVKIAVGAAKGLEYLHEKAQPHIIHRDIKSSNVLLFDDDVAKIADFDLSNQAPDMAARLHSTRVLGTFGYHAPEYAMTGQLSSKSDVYSFGVVLLELLTGRKPVDHTLPRGQQSLVTWATPRLSEDKVRQCVDPRLGGEYPPKAVAKMAAVAALCVQYEADFRPNMSIVVKALQPLLNTRSGHPGEAPGS